Within the Candidatus Ozemobacteraceae bacterium genome, the region GAAGGGTCGTCCAAACAGGCCCCATCCGAAAAGAAAGCCCCCATCGTGAAAGATCATCGGCTTTCCAACGTCGCCAAGGAATCAACCGCCCCCGCAGGAAACGAAAAAAAGCCCCAGCGATAGGCCGCACGTCTCAGAATGCAAAACGTCCGATGAACCTGGTTCATTTTACATTCTTGACTGAAATGACATCTTCGCTTATAATTCACACCTCGTCAGTTCTGTTCAAAACACTCACACACCGGAGGCCACCTTCAAATGATCCGTTCAAATCGTGGTTTTACCCTCATGGAACTCCTTCTCGTCATTGCCATTCTGGCAATCGTCGCCGCCGCCGCTGCCCCAAGTTTCTTCGGCGGCGCGACTGATGCGATGAAAGAAGCTCGGCGGGCTGCTTTCGTCTCTAATTTCAATAGCGTTCTTTCTGCCGCTAATATTTACCTTGCCAACGAGCAGGCAGCCGGAAGAGCAGGTGTAAAAGCTGGTACAGTTGTCTATTCGGCTCTTAAAGATAAAATGATTTCTGCACAAACGTTCAATGTGAAAAATTCTGCAGGAACGGTTGGCACCATTACAGCTCAAATCGTTCAGGCTGATGCCACCCTCAATACCTTCAAAGTATCTATGCATCAGTGCAAAGATAATGCCGGTACAGTTACCGGTAATGAAATTACCGATCCGGGAGTTACTTTCGATACATTCACTCCGTGAAGAAGTTTTGTTTTTTATAAACCGCCCGATCTCGGGCGGTTTTTTTATTATTACAAAATATTCCTGTTCAGTGGCGTTCCAATTGAGTTCAATTCATTCATCAGGGCATTCTGGTGAGTTGCCGAACGTTACGCACTTCGTTTAGAATTGAATCATGACAAAAAGCACCAGGCACGCAGCCCTGGCGGGGGGTCCGCCACCCAAACGCACGTGGCCGGCGGGCACCATGTTGGGGCCCGTTCCGGCGGTCATGGTTTCCTGCCAGGGGCGGGAAGGTCCTCCGAACATCATCACGGTGGCCTGGGCCGGCACGCTGTGCACGAACCCGCCGCTTCTGGGCATTGGCATCAGACCCGAACGACACTCGTTCAGGCTGATTTCCGAGACGGGCGAGTTCGTCGTCAACATGCCTTCGCGCTACGAGGCATTCGCGACCGACCTCTGCGGCGTCGTCTCGGGCCGCGACGGAGACAAGTTCGCGCGCGCCGGCCTGACGGCGGCGCCGGCGGAGCATGTAAAGGCCCCCATCATCGCCGAGTGCCCCATCAACATCGAGTGCCGCGTCAAGCAGACGCTTCCGCTCGGTTCGCACACGCTGTTCATCGCCGAAATCGTCGGGGTTCAGGTCACCCGGCGGCTGATTTCCGCCGAGAACCACCTCTCGATCGAGAAGGCCGGCCTTCTCGCCTTCGCGCACGGAACCTATTTCGAACTCGGCAAGGCCATCGGCAGTTTCGGCTTCAGCGTGAAAAAGAAATAAGAGCGGCATATACTATATCTATGACAATAGAACAAAACGGTCTCGAAGCACGCATCGTAGAGCTGGAGATGAAAGTTTCCTACCAGGACAAGACGATCGAAGATCTGAATGAGACCGTCACGAGCCTCCAGCGCGAGGTGCAGCAGCTCGATCGGCTCATCTCCCAAGTCAGGCAGAAGCTCTCCCCCTCGTCGATGACCGAGGCCGACATCAACATCGCCAATGAAAAGCCGCCCCACTATTGATTTCTCACCACCCAGACATCGATTTTCGCACGGCGGTCTTTGCCCGGAAGAAGAAATCTGGTAACGTGTGCCGACAGGGTACGATGCGTTCAATTCTACAAAAAGCGGTGGTCATCAATGACGGAAGTCACCTCCCAACCAGGCATGAAGCCGAAACCTCTGCTGTTCGTCATCTCGGGCCCGAGCGGTTCGGGCAAGGGAACGGCCCTCGATTTCATCGAACGTGAATTCGCCGATTCGATCGCCCGTTCGCCGACGTACACCACGCGGGCCCGCCGGAACGGCGAGCGCGACGGCAAGGATTACAACTACGTCAGCGATGCCCGGTTCCAGGAACTGGTGACGCAGAACGAGATCTTCGAGTTCACCCGCACCTACAACGACGAGCTGTACGGCTCGCCGCGCCGGCTCATCAATGCCGACGACGGCCACCACCTGCTGGTCGAACTTGATTTCAACGGGTTTCACCGGCTTCGTTCGATCTCACGCCGAAAGGTCATCGGCATTTT harbors:
- a CDS encoding prepilin-type N-terminal cleavage/methylation domain-containing protein gives rise to the protein MIRSNRGFTLMELLLVIAILAIVAAAAAPSFFGGATDAMKEARRAAFVSNFNSVLSAANIYLANEQAAGRAGVKAGTVVYSALKDKMISAQTFNVKNSAGTVGTITAQIVQADATLNTFKVSMHQCKDNAGTVTGNEITDPGVTFDTFTP
- a CDS encoding flavin reductase family protein; the encoded protein is MLGPVPAVMVSCQGREGPPNIITVAWAGTLCTNPPLLGIGIRPERHSFRLISETGEFVVNMPSRYEAFATDLCGVVSGRDGDKFARAGLTAAPAEHVKAPIIAECPINIECRVKQTLPLGSHTLFIAEIVGVQVTRRLISAENHLSIEKAGLLAFAHGTYFELGKAIGSFGFSVKKK
- a CDS encoding SlyX family protein; this translates as MTIEQNGLEARIVELEMKVSYQDKTIEDLNETVTSLQREVQQLDRLISQVRQKLSPSSMTEADINIANEKPPHY
- a CDS encoding guanylate kinase, producing MTEVTSQPGMKPKPLLFVISGPSGSGKGTALDFIEREFADSIARSPTYTTRARRNGERDGKDYNYVSDARFQELVTQNEIFEFTRTYNDELYGSPRRLINADDGHHLLVELDFNGFHRLRSISRRKVIGIFIMPPSIEELSRRILARQPETNLDKRLHRVSEQIAHAWSYDYIILNRDRDEFLRRVRCTVEAELFRLDGVGFLTENWHTLDVTLHKN